The following proteins are encoded in a genomic region of Sparus aurata chromosome 11, fSpaAur1.1, whole genome shotgun sequence:
- the LOC115592079 gene encoding phosphatidylinositol 4,5-bisphosphate 3-kinase catalytic subunit alpha isoform-like, which translates to MPPRPSSGELWGIHLMPPRILVDCLLPNGMILTLECLREATLITIKHELFKEARKYPLHHLLQEETSYIFVSVTQEAEREEFYDETRRLCDLRLFQPFLKVIEPVGNREEKILNREIGFAIGMPVCEFDLVKDPEVQDFRRNILNVCKDSVELRDASGPHSRALYVYPPNVESTQELPKHIYSKLDKGQIIVVIWVIVSPNNDKQKYTLKINHDCVPEQVIAEAIRKKTRSMLLSPEQLKMCVQEYQGKYILKVCGCDEYLLEKYPISQYKYIRSCIMLGRMPNLMLMAKDSLYTQLPTDNFVMPSYSRRISTATSYMNGEAATKSLWTINGTLRIRILCATYVNVNIRDIDKIYVRTGIYHGGEQMCDNVNTQRVPCSNPRWNEWLTYDMYIPDIPRAARLCLSICSVKGRKGAKEEHCPLAWGNINMFDYTHTLVANKMALNLWPVPHGLEDLLNPIGVTGSNPNKETPCLELEFDHFSSSVKYPDMNAVEDHANWTISRELGFNYNLSGQSNRVARDHALTESDTDQLRQLSNRDPLSEITEQEKDFLWRHRHYCMNIPEILPKILLAVKWNSRDEVAQMYCLLKEWPSIRPEQAMELLDCNYPDPMVRHFAVRCLDKYLTDDKLSQYLIQLVQVLKYEQYLDNPLVRFLLKKALTNQRIGHFFFWHLKSEMHNKTVSQRFGLLLEAYCRACGMYLKHLSRQVEAMEKLINLTDILKQEKKDETQKVQMRFLVDQMKRPDYMDALQNFTSPLNPAHQLGNLRLDECRIMSSAKRPLWLNWENPDIMSEMLFQNNEIIFKNGDDLRQDMLTLQIIKIMENIWQNQGLDLRMLPYGCLSLGDCVGLIEVVRSSHTIMQIQCKGGLKGALQFNSNTLHQWLKDKNKGEMYDMAVDLFTRSCAGYCVATFILGIGDRHNSNIMVKDDGQLFHIDFGHFLDHKKKKFGYKRERVPFVLTQDFLIVISKGSQECAKTKEFERFQEMCYKAYLAIRQHANLFINLFSMMLGSGMPELQSFDDIAYIRKTLALEKSEQEALDYFMKQMNDAHHGGWTTKMDWIFHTIRQHALN; encoded by the exons ATGCCTCCCAGGCCGTCCTCAGGGGAGCTATGGGGCATCCACTTGATGCCCCCCAG GATCCTGGTGGACTGCCTGCTGCCCAATGGGATGATTCTGACCCTCGAGTGTCTCCGTGAGGCCACACTCATCACCATCAAACATGAGCTGTTCAAGGAAGCCAGGAAATAtcccctccatcacctcctacAGGAGGAGACGTCCTACATCTTTGTCAGTGTGACACAG GAAGCAGAGCGGGAGGAGTTCTACGATGAAACCCGGAGGCTGTGTGACCTCCGACTCTTCCAGCCCTTCCTCAAAGTCATTGAACCAGTTGGcaacagagaggaaaagatCCTCAACAGAGAGATTG GTTTTGCCATTGGTATGCCTGTGTGTGAATTTGACCTTGTGAAGGACCCCGAGGTTCAGGACTTTAGGAGAAACATCCTGAATGTTTGTAAAGACTCTGTGGAGCTGAGAGATGCCAGCGGGCCCCACAGTAGAGCACTGTATGTTTACCCACCCAACGTAGAATCCACACAAGAACTTCCCAAACACATCTATAGCAAACTGGACAAAG GTCAGATTATTGTTGTGATCTGGGTGATTGTTTCTCCAAACAACGACAAACAAAAGTATACTTTGAAGATCAACCACGACTGTGTGCCTGAGCAG GTGATAGCAGAAGCCATTCGTAAGAAGACACGCAGCATGCTGCTGTCCCCAGAGCAGCTCAAGATGTGTGTTCAGGAGTATCAGGGTAAATACATCCTCAAAGTTTGTGGCTGTGACGAGTACCTGCTGGAAAAGTACCCCATCAGCCAGTACAAG tATATCCGTAGTTGCATCATGCTGGGCAGGATGCCTAACCTGATGCTAATGGCGAAGGACAGCCTGTACACCCAGTTGCCTACAGATAATTTTGTCATGCCGTCATACTCTCGACGCATCTCCACGGCGACGTCCTATATGAATGGCGAGGCAGCTACCAAGTCGCTGTGGACCATCAATGGAACTCTGCGAATACGAATCCTATGTGCCACCTATGTTAATGTCAACATACGGGACATAGACAAG ATATATGTGAGAACGGGCATCTACCATGGAGGTGAACAGATGTGTGACAATGTCAACACACAGAGAGTACCCTGCTCTAACCCCAG GTGGAATGAGTGGCTCACCTATGATATGTACATCCCAGACATTCCCCGGGCTGCCAGACTCTGCCTCTCCATCTGCTCTGTCAAGGGCAGGAAGGGAGCCAAGGAG GAGCACTGTCCACTAGCCTGGGGTAATATCAACATGTTTGATTATACTCACACTCTGGTGGCCAACAAGATGGCTCTGAATCTCTGGCCTGTCCCTCATGGCCTTGAAGACCTCCTCAACCCCATAGGAGTCACTGGATCCAACCCAAACAAG gaaaCCCCATGCCTGGAGCTGGAGTTTGACCACTTTAGTAGTTCAGTCAAATATCCAGATATGAATGCAGTAGAAGATCATGCCAACTGGACCATCTCAAGGGAACTGGGGTTTAACTACAACCTCTCTGGACAG agCAATCGAGTGGCCAGAGATCACGCCCTGACAGAGAGtgacacagatcagctgagaCAGCTGAGTAACAGAGACCCACTTTCTGAAATCACTGAGCAGGAGAAAGACTTCCTCTGGAGACACAG GCACTACTGCATGAACATCCCTGAGATCCTTCCCAAGATCCTTCTCGCTGTCAAGTGGAACTCCAGAGATGAAGTAGCACAG ATGTACTGCCTGTTAAAGGAATGGCCATCTATCCGTCCAGAGCAGGCCATGGAGCTGCTGGACTGTAACTATCCAGACCCCATGGTCAGGCACTTTGCTGTACGCTGCCTTGACAAATACCTGACTGATGACAAACTGTCCCAGTACCTCATCCAGCTTGTGCAG GTATTAAAATATGAGCAGTATCTCGACAATCCCCTGGTCCGTTTTCTCCTGAAAAAGGCTCTGACCAATCAAAGAATAGGACATTTCTTTTTCTGGCATCTCAA GTCAGAAATGCACAATAAAACCGTGAGCCAGAGGTTTGGGCTGCTGTTAGAGGCGTACTGCAGGGCCTGTGGCATGTACCTCAAACACCTGAGCAGGCAGGTAGAAGCCATGGAGAAGCTCATTAACCTCACCGACATCCTTAAACAAGAGAAGAAGGATGAGACACAGAAG GTCCAGATGCGGTTTCTTGTGGACCAGATGAAGAGACCGGACTACATGGACGCTCTGCAGAACTTCACCTCTCCTCTCAACCCTGCACACCAACTGGGAAACCTGAG GTTAGATGAGTGCAGAATCATGTCATCAGCAAAGAGGCCATTGTGGCTCAACTGGGAGAATCCTGACATCATGTCTGAGATGCTATTTCAGAACAATGAGATCATCTTCAAAAATGGAGacg aCTTGCGACAGGATATGCTGACATTGCAGATTATTAAAATCATGGAGAATATTTGGCAGAATCAGggcctggacctgcg GATGCTTCCATACGGCTGTCTGTCACTAGGAGACTGTGTGGGTCTCATTGAGGTGGTTCGCAGCTCACACACCATCATGCAGATTCAGTGTAAAGGAGGCTTGAAAGGAGCCCTGCAGTTCAACTCGAACACTCTGCATCAGTGGCTCAAGGACAAGAACAAGGGCGAGAT gtatGACATGGCTGTAGATCTGTTTACAAGGTCCTGCGCTGGCTACTGTGTAGCTACGTTTATCCTTGGGATAGGAGACAGGCACAACAGCAACATTATGGTCAAAGATGATGGACAG TTGTTTCATATAGATTTTGGCCATTTCCTGGATCATAAGAAGAAGAAATTTGGCTACAAGAGAGAGCGAGTGCCCTTTGTACTGACACAAGACTTCCTCATCGTCATCAGCAAGGGATCCCAAGAGTGTGCAAAGACCAAAGAGTTTGAGAG GTTCCAGGAGATGTGTTATAAAGCCTATCTGGCCATCCGGCAGCACGCTAACCTCTTCATCAACCTCTTCTCCATGATGCTGGGCTCTGGCATGCCTGAGCTGCAGTCATTTGATGACATCGCCTACATTAGGAAAACGCTGGCCCTGGAGAAAAGCGAACAG GAGGCGTTGGACTACTTCATGAAGCAGATGAACGACGCTCACCATGGAGGGTGGACCACCAAGATGGACTGGATATTCCACACAATTAGACAGCATGCACTAAACTGA